A window from Citrus sinensis cultivar Valencia sweet orange chromosome 3, DVS_A1.0, whole genome shotgun sequence encodes these proteins:
- the LOC102618304 gene encoding disease resistance protein RUN1-like isoform X1: MASSSRNNKKYDVFVSFRGEDTRDNFTSHLYSALSRQNIQTFIDDQLNRGDEISESLVNAIEASAISVIIFSESYASSRWCLDELVKILECKKEYAQILIPVFYRVDPSDVRNQTGSFGDSFSKLEERVKENSKKLQTWRNALKEAATLSGFPSQSIRPESELINEVVNHILKRLLDQVFRRNDNKNQLVGVESRVEEIESLLGVQSKDVYALGIWGIGGIGKTTIARATFDKISSDFEGSCFLENVREESQKPGGLACLRQKLLSNLLKDKNVSLDIGLNFRRLSRMKALIVFDDVTCFNQLESLIESLDWLTPVSRIIITTRNKQVLRNWGVNKIYDMEALEYHHALELFSRHAFKQNHPDVGYEEFSSKVMKYAQGVPLAIKVLGCFLYEREKEVWESAINKLQRILHPSILEVLKISYDSLDDKEKNIFLDVSCFFQGEHVNLVMKFHNASGFYPEIGISVLVDKSLIVVGSYNKIRMHDLLQELGREIVRQESINPGNRSRLWHHEDIYEVLTYNTGTEKIEGICLDMSKVKEFRLNPSTFTKMPKLRFLKFYSSSFNGENKCKMSYLQDPGFAEVKYLHWHGYPLKSFPSNLSAEKLVLFEVPENDIEQLWDCVKHYSKLNQIIHAVCHRLIAKTPNPTLMPRLNKVVILNLRGSKSLKSLPSEIFNLEFLTKLDLSGCSKLKRLPEISSGNISWLFLTGTAIKELPSSIESLLRLEYLDLSDCKRLKSLPSSLCKLKSLGVLNLYGCSNLQRLPECLGQLSSPITLGLTETNIERIPESIIQHFVLRYLLLSYSERLQSLPSPLFLARGCLAMQPFLGIVEHTHRIPHIDHMLALDWQKKRKNRGFSLGKVHIVVPGNEIPKWFMFQSVGSFITLEMPPDFFHNSRVQCIAFSAILAFSDRHVDCGRWFSFSFELKVKTTKDCCLHDTQIFQSRVNYIESDHLHLGYYEFYEEDFNSFWKCNCIPEVAQFNVFPSLECECCGVKKCGIHLIRFLNSTNSIEDPSACFNYDEED, encoded by the exons ATGGCCTCTTCTTCTCGAAACAACAAGAAATATGATGTTTTTGTTAGTTTCAGAGGAGAGGACACCCGTGACAACTTTACTAGCCATCTCTATTCAGCTCTGTCTCGACAAAATATCcaaactttcattgatgaccaGCTCAACAGAGGAGATGAAATTTCAGAGTCTCTTGTGAACGCAATTGAAGCATCAGCCATTTcagttattattttctctgaATCATACGCTTCTTCCAGATGGTGTCTCGATGAACTTGTAAAGATCCTCGAGTGCAAGAAAGAGTATGCACAGATTCTGATTCCGGTTTTCTATCGGGTTGATCCATCAGACGTGAGAAACCAAACTGGGAGTTTTGGGGATTCATTTTCGAAGCTTGAAGAAAGAGTAAAGGAGAATTCAAAGAAGCTGCAAACTTGGAGGAATGCTTTGAAGGAAGCAGCCACTTTGTCTGGCTTTCCTTCTCAGAGCATCAG GCCTGAATCGGAACTTATAAACGAAGTTGTTAATCACATTTTAAAGAGACTGCTGGATCAAGTTTTTCGGCGGAATGATAACAAAAACCAGCTGGTTGGAGTAGAATCAAGAGTTGAGGAAATTGAATCTCTATTAGGTGTTCAGTCGAAAGATGTTTACGCTTTAGGGATTTGGGGCATTGGTGGTATAGGCAAAACAACAATCGCTAGAGCTACTTTCGACAAAATCTCTAGCGATTTTGAAGGTTCTTGCTTCCTTGAAAATGTTAGAGAAGAGTCACAAAAACCGGGAGGATTAGCTTGCTTGCGacaaaaacttctttcaaatttattgaaagataaaaatgTGAGTCTTGATATTGGTCTCAATTTTAGAAGGCTCAGCCGCATGAAGGCTCTGATTGTTTTTGATGATGTGACTTGCTTCAACCAATTGGAATCTTTAATCGAAAGTCTTGATTGGCTGACGCCTGTGAGTCGAATCATTATAACCACcagaaataaacaagtgctTAGAAATTGGGgggttaataaaatatatgatatGGAGGCATTAGAATATCATCACGCTCTTGAGCTTTTCAGTCGACATGCCTTCAAACAAAACCATCCTGACGTTGGTTACGAGGAATTTTCAAGCAAGGTAATGAAATATGCTCAAGGTGTTCCTTTAGCTATTAAAGTTTTGGGTTGCTTTCTATATGAAAGAGAAAAGGAAGTCTGGGAAagtgcaataaataaattgcaaaGAATCCTCCATCCAAGTATCCTAgaggtattaaaaataagttacgATAGTTTGGACGATaaggagaaaaatattttccttgatgtttcttgtttctttcaaGGTGAGCATGTAAATCTAGTAATGAAATTCCATAATGCAAGCGGTTTCTACCCAGAAATAGGAATAAGTGTTCTTGTTGATAAATCTCTCATTGTTGTTGGTTCGTACAACAAGATAAGAATGCATGATTTACTACAAGAGTTGGGTAGGGAAATTGTTCGACAAGAATCAATTAATCCTGGAAACCGCAGTAGGTTGTGGCATCATGAGGATATCTATGAAGTTCTTACATATAACACG gggACAGAAAAAATTGAGGGCATCTGTTTGGATATGTCAAAAGTAAAAGAGTTCCGTCTAAATCCCAGTACTTTCACAAAGATGcctaaattgagatttttaaagttCTATAGTTCATCATTCAATGGAGAGAACAAATGTAAGATGTCTTATTTGCAAGACCCTGGATTTGCTGAAGTAAAATATCTTCACTGGCATGGATATCCGTTGAAGTCATTCCCCTCAAACCTTAGTGCAGAGAAGCTTGTGTTATTTGAAGTGCCCGAAAATGACATTGAACAACTTTGGGATTGTGTGAAG CATTATAGTAAGTTAAACCAGATAATCCATGCTGTCTGCCATAGGCTAATTGCCAAAACTCCAAATCCCACGTTGATGCCACGTTTGAACAAGGTAGTTATCTTGAATCTAAGAGGTAGCAAAAGCTTGAAAAGTCTTCCATCTGAAATATTTAACTTGGAATTTCTTACCAAACTTGATCTTTCGGGCTGCTCAAAACTGAAAAGGCTTCCAGAGATCTCATCAGGTAATATAAGCTGGTTATTTTTAACGGGGACTGCAATTAAAGAATTGCCCTCATCAATTGAGAGTCTACTTAGGCTCGAATACTTGGACCTTTCAGATTGTAAAAGGCTTAAGAGTCTCCCAAGCAGCCTCTGTAAGTTGAAATCTCTCGGAGTTCTTAATCTTTATGGTTGCTCCAATCTTCAGAGATTGCCCGAATGTCTTGGCCAATTATCCTCGCCAATAACATTGGGTCTAACGGAAACCAATATTGAGAGAATACCAGAAAGCATTATCCAACATTTCGTGTTGCGATACCTCCTCTTAAGTTATAGTGAGAGGCTTCAATCCTTACCAAGTCCTCTATTCCTTGCACGAGGTTGCCTGGCAATGCAACCATTCTTAG GAATTGTTGAACATACCCATAGAATTCCGCATATAGACCATATGCTAGCTCTCGATTGgcaaaaaaaacgaaaaaat AGAGGCTTTTCCTTGGGCAAAGTTCATATCGTAGTGCCTGGAAATGAAATTCCAAAGTGGTTTATGTTCCAAAGTGTGGGATCTTTTATAACCTTGGAGATGCCACCGGATTTCTTCCATAATAGTAGAGTGCAGTGCATTGCATTTAGTGctattttagcattttcagaCCGTCACGTAGATTGTGGCAGatggttttcattttcttttgagctCAAAGTGAAAACCACCAAAGATTGTTGTCTGCATGACACACAGATATTTCAAAGCAGAGTTAATTATATAGAATCAGATCACTTACATTTGGGGTACTATGAGTTCTATGAAGAGgattttaatagtttttgGAAATGCAATTGCATTCCTGAGGTAGCCCAATTTAATGTTTTTCCATCTTTGGAGTGTGAGTGCTGCGGGGTGAAAAAATGTGGAATCCATTTAATTCGATTCCTAAATTCTACGAATTCAATAGAAGATCCAAGCGCATGTTTCAACTATGATGAAGAAGACTGA
- the LOC102618304 gene encoding disease resistance protein RUN1-like isoform X2, which translates to MASSSRNNKKYDVFVSFRGEDTRDNFTSHLYSALSRQNIQTFIDDQLNRGDEISESLVNAIEASAISVIIFSESYASSRWCLDELVKILECKKEYAQILIPVFYRVDPSDVRNQTGSFGDSFSKLEERVKENSKKLQTWRNALKEAATLSGFPSQSIRPESELINEVVNHILKRLLDQVFRRNDNKNQLVGVESRVEEIESLLGVQSKDVYALGIWGIGGIGKTTIARATFDKISSDFEGSCFLENVREESQKPGGLACLRQKLLSNLLKDKNVSLDIGLNFRRLSRMKALIVFDDVTCFNQLESLIESLDWLTPVSRIIITTRNKQVLRNWGVNKIYDMEALEYHHALELFSRHAFKQNHPDVGYEEFSSKVMKYAQGVPLAIKVLGCFLYEREKEVWESAINKLQRILHPSILEVLKISYDSLDDKEKNIFLDVSCFFQGEHVNLVMKFHNASGFYPEIGISVLVDKSLIVVGSYNKIRMHDLLQELGREIVRQESINPGNRSRLWHHEDIYEVLTYNTGTEKIEGICLDMSKVKEFRLNPSTFTKMPKLRFLKFYSSSFNGENKCKMSYLQDPGFAEVKYLHWHGYPLKSFPSNLSAEKLVLFEVPENDIEQLWDCVKHYSKLNQIIHAVCHRLIAKTPNPTLMPRLNKVVILNLRGSKSLKSLPSEIFNLEFLTKLDLSGCSKLKRLPEISSDCKRLKSLPSSLCKLKSLGVLNLYGCSNLQRLPECLGQLSSPITLGLTETNIERIPESIIQHFVLRYLLLSYSERLQSLPSPLFLARGCLAMQPFLGIVEHTHRIPHIDHMLALDWQKKRKNRGFSLGKVHIVVPGNEIPKWFMFQSVGSFITLEMPPDFFHNSRVQCIAFSAILAFSDRHVDCGRWFSFSFELKVKTTKDCCLHDTQIFQSRVNYIESDHLHLGYYEFYEEDFNSFWKCNCIPEVAQFNVFPSLECECCGVKKCGIHLIRFLNSTNSIEDPSACFNYDEED; encoded by the exons ATGGCCTCTTCTTCTCGAAACAACAAGAAATATGATGTTTTTGTTAGTTTCAGAGGAGAGGACACCCGTGACAACTTTACTAGCCATCTCTATTCAGCTCTGTCTCGACAAAATATCcaaactttcattgatgaccaGCTCAACAGAGGAGATGAAATTTCAGAGTCTCTTGTGAACGCAATTGAAGCATCAGCCATTTcagttattattttctctgaATCATACGCTTCTTCCAGATGGTGTCTCGATGAACTTGTAAAGATCCTCGAGTGCAAGAAAGAGTATGCACAGATTCTGATTCCGGTTTTCTATCGGGTTGATCCATCAGACGTGAGAAACCAAACTGGGAGTTTTGGGGATTCATTTTCGAAGCTTGAAGAAAGAGTAAAGGAGAATTCAAAGAAGCTGCAAACTTGGAGGAATGCTTTGAAGGAAGCAGCCACTTTGTCTGGCTTTCCTTCTCAGAGCATCAG GCCTGAATCGGAACTTATAAACGAAGTTGTTAATCACATTTTAAAGAGACTGCTGGATCAAGTTTTTCGGCGGAATGATAACAAAAACCAGCTGGTTGGAGTAGAATCAAGAGTTGAGGAAATTGAATCTCTATTAGGTGTTCAGTCGAAAGATGTTTACGCTTTAGGGATTTGGGGCATTGGTGGTATAGGCAAAACAACAATCGCTAGAGCTACTTTCGACAAAATCTCTAGCGATTTTGAAGGTTCTTGCTTCCTTGAAAATGTTAGAGAAGAGTCACAAAAACCGGGAGGATTAGCTTGCTTGCGacaaaaacttctttcaaatttattgaaagataaaaatgTGAGTCTTGATATTGGTCTCAATTTTAGAAGGCTCAGCCGCATGAAGGCTCTGATTGTTTTTGATGATGTGACTTGCTTCAACCAATTGGAATCTTTAATCGAAAGTCTTGATTGGCTGACGCCTGTGAGTCGAATCATTATAACCACcagaaataaacaagtgctTAGAAATTGGGgggttaataaaatatatgatatGGAGGCATTAGAATATCATCACGCTCTTGAGCTTTTCAGTCGACATGCCTTCAAACAAAACCATCCTGACGTTGGTTACGAGGAATTTTCAAGCAAGGTAATGAAATATGCTCAAGGTGTTCCTTTAGCTATTAAAGTTTTGGGTTGCTTTCTATATGAAAGAGAAAAGGAAGTCTGGGAAagtgcaataaataaattgcaaaGAATCCTCCATCCAAGTATCCTAgaggtattaaaaataagttacgATAGTTTGGACGATaaggagaaaaatattttccttgatgtttcttgtttctttcaaGGTGAGCATGTAAATCTAGTAATGAAATTCCATAATGCAAGCGGTTTCTACCCAGAAATAGGAATAAGTGTTCTTGTTGATAAATCTCTCATTGTTGTTGGTTCGTACAACAAGATAAGAATGCATGATTTACTACAAGAGTTGGGTAGGGAAATTGTTCGACAAGAATCAATTAATCCTGGAAACCGCAGTAGGTTGTGGCATCATGAGGATATCTATGAAGTTCTTACATATAACACG gggACAGAAAAAATTGAGGGCATCTGTTTGGATATGTCAAAAGTAAAAGAGTTCCGTCTAAATCCCAGTACTTTCACAAAGATGcctaaattgagatttttaaagttCTATAGTTCATCATTCAATGGAGAGAACAAATGTAAGATGTCTTATTTGCAAGACCCTGGATTTGCTGAAGTAAAATATCTTCACTGGCATGGATATCCGTTGAAGTCATTCCCCTCAAACCTTAGTGCAGAGAAGCTTGTGTTATTTGAAGTGCCCGAAAATGACATTGAACAACTTTGGGATTGTGTGAAG CATTATAGTAAGTTAAACCAGATAATCCATGCTGTCTGCCATAGGCTAATTGCCAAAACTCCAAATCCCACGTTGATGCCACGTTTGAACAAGGTAGTTATCTTGAATCTAAGAGGTAGCAAAAGCTTGAAAAGTCTTCCATCTGAAATATTTAACTTGGAATTTCTTACCAAACTTGATCTTTCGGGCTGCTCAAAACTGAAAAGGCTTCCAGAGATCTCATCAG ATTGTAAAAGGCTTAAGAGTCTCCCAAGCAGCCTCTGTAAGTTGAAATCTCTCGGAGTTCTTAATCTTTATGGTTGCTCCAATCTTCAGAGATTGCCCGAATGTCTTGGCCAATTATCCTCGCCAATAACATTGGGTCTAACGGAAACCAATATTGAGAGAATACCAGAAAGCATTATCCAACATTTCGTGTTGCGATACCTCCTCTTAAGTTATAGTGAGAGGCTTCAATCCTTACCAAGTCCTCTATTCCTTGCACGAGGTTGCCTGGCAATGCAACCATTCTTAG GAATTGTTGAACATACCCATAGAATTCCGCATATAGACCATATGCTAGCTCTCGATTGgcaaaaaaaacgaaaaaat AGAGGCTTTTCCTTGGGCAAAGTTCATATCGTAGTGCCTGGAAATGAAATTCCAAAGTGGTTTATGTTCCAAAGTGTGGGATCTTTTATAACCTTGGAGATGCCACCGGATTTCTTCCATAATAGTAGAGTGCAGTGCATTGCATTTAGTGctattttagcattttcagaCCGTCACGTAGATTGTGGCAGatggttttcattttcttttgagctCAAAGTGAAAACCACCAAAGATTGTTGTCTGCATGACACACAGATATTTCAAAGCAGAGTTAATTATATAGAATCAGATCACTTACATTTGGGGTACTATGAGTTCTATGAAGAGgattttaatagtttttgGAAATGCAATTGCATTCCTGAGGTAGCCCAATTTAATGTTTTTCCATCTTTGGAGTGTGAGTGCTGCGGGGTGAAAAAATGTGGAATCCATTTAATTCGATTCCTAAATTCTACGAATTCAATAGAAGATCCAAGCGCATGTTTCAACTATGATGAAGAAGACTGA